In the Paracholeplasma morum genome, AAATGTCTTCTTACATGGATGACAAAAATACCTCTGAACACCTGTTTTAGTTCTCCCATGTTTGATGGATGGATGCCCACAGGTTGGGCAATAAGTTAAATTTGACATAGAACGTTCCTAGACTACAAAAGCGAGTACTTTATCCCCAGGAACGTCGCCAAACAATTCAAGGATAAAATACTCGCTTTTATAGTTCCTTTTTTAATATTGTTTGGCATTGTCATTATATCATATTTTAGTATTCAATTGTCATCAGTTTTTGGATGGTGAGATGTTGTCTTTGTTAAGATATCAATCCTACACGTGACCAACACTCTTCACCACTCGTCAGAAAAAAAATAAGACTCAAAGGTCTTATTTTGATTGTGATTCGATGTATGTAACTAAGTCGCCAACTGTCTTTAAATTTTGAGCAGCTTCGTCTGAAATTGAAATATCAAACTCGTCTTCGATGTTCATAATTAATTCAACAGCGTCTAAGGAATCCGCACCTAAATCTTCTTGTAAGCGAGCAGTTAAAGAAATTTTAGATTCTTCTACTTTTAATTCGCTTAAGATCATTTTTTTCACTCTTTCGAAAACCATATTGATTCTCCCCCTTTAATAGTCATATGTAATTGTAAACCATAGGTTGCTATTTGTCAATGAAATCATCGTTTTAATTTTGAATATCAAAACAATTTTTCATATATAAAATATAAGACAAATAACGTAATCATTCCTAATAGCATAGCTGAGGCGTTTTTCTTATTAACTCTTCTATAAAATACATATATTAATAGTGTAAAAATGTTTAATAATGCACCTAATAAGAACCAATAAAACTGGAGAGTTATACTGTTACCAGGCATTGTAACAGCTTTTCTGCCACACTTAGGGCAGTATAAATCTTTTTCGGTAAGTAACTCACCACAATGACTACACCCCAGGAAACAGCCCATAATGCGCCCATATAAATCAGTTAAACAATAAATGCAAATAAGATAAACCCAATAAATCCAAGTATCCCATCTAATAATCTTCTAGCAGCTTTCTTATTATTTCTATTGAACCAAAAGTATAAGATTATTCCTAGATATGGTATAAATAGGTCCAATATAAACCATTCTATATAAGATTAATCATCTTGTTCTTCTATTGGGTTCCCACAGTTCGGACAATGTTTCATAACTCATCCTCGTTATAGATTGCGAGTTTTTCGATTGTATACCCCTTATTGTTTACACTTCTCATCATGTTTTCTTCATCCAGTTTCTCATAGTAGAGTTTACAAATCATTGTCGATAAGTTTATATCTACTTTGGATGCACCATTCTCGATACCGATTCGTTCTATGGTTGTAATACATGAACCACAATGAAGACCTTTTATCTTTGTAACCAATACGTTCATGTGAAACACCCCACTTTATAAAAGCATGAATACTCCAGTTAAATCTTTGTTCATAATCTTAATGATCCCTTTAACTCTCTTCAATGATATTTTATCATGAGAGAATAGTGGAATGGCTCTTAAAGGCATCGATTCGAATTGCTCAATCATCATTTTTCGTATAGCTTCATTGGCATTGGCTTTTTTAATCTCTTTAATTCCAATTTTGTAGATTAATTTTCCAATATTCTTTTGCTTAATGTCTCCAATCGTCGAGTTAAGTTCGAACTTGTGATGTATCGTATCGTCTTTTGGTGGCAAATGTCCATAGATTTCTTCAAAGTCATGCGTGGAAATATATCTTTCCAACGTATCATAAACACTATTTGGTTGTGGGTCAATGTCATCTCCATGAATGACTATTTCCTCTACCAGATTTAGGTCTCTAGAGGATGACCCAACTTTGATTGCATAGTTACCTTGATGTACTCTAAAATCATCAATGTCCACGTCAAAATAACTAAAGTCATTGTAAGATAAATCAAACTCCACTGTCACTTTTTCTTTGGCTTTTATCATTACCTTCTTAAAGGCTTTCAATTCTTGGCTTGGAGTATGAATTAGTTGTCCTAAATTACTCACATACACTTGAATAACTTCTTTACCATCTATATTTGATTTGTTTTCAACATCTACCTTAACGATGAGATGGTCTTTCTTCTTAAGTGTTTTTTTAGTGAGAACAAGGTTAGAGTATTCGAACTCACTATAACTTAAACCATATCCGAACGGATAATTGACCATTAAACCTTTTTTGTCATAATATCTATATCCAACATATATTGATTCTGCATAATATACTGAGTGTTTTCCACCTGGAAAAAATGGTGTACTAGAACAATCATCTAACTTAATTGGATAAGTTTCTGCCAACTTACCTGAAGGGTTTGTACGGCCAAATATGATCTCAAACAGTGCTTCATAACCAGATTCACCTGCTAAATACATATTGATAATGCCTTTGACTTTATCCTTATAAGGCATTAAAGAGGGTGCTCCACCTTGAAGAACAACGATAACCTCTTTACCTAGTTCGATTAGTTGATTGAGTAAATCCAGTTGAATGTGAGGTAGATTAAGGTGTGTTCTATCAAAACCTTCTGATTCAAATGATTCAGGCAATCCTAACATAAATACTACCTTATCTGCATTCTTAACCCCATTTAGAGCGGGTTCAAATCTAGAGGTATTTTCTAAATCTTCAAGGAAGTATCCTGGTTGATACGTAAAGTTAACGTTTGATTCCTTAAAGACTTCTAGAAGGCTTGTTACTTTTCTTGGGTTAACCATGCTCGAGCCAGACCCTTGAATTCGTGGTTTTTCTGCAAACTCACCAATGATATGAATGTTCTCACTAGTTTTAAGTGGGAGTACCGATTCATTTTTAAGTAGTACAATGGATTCTAAAGCTATTTTCTTCGCGAGGTCATGATAATCTATCTTATCGACTGTTTTCGGTTCACTAGCCTTATTTAACATCCAAAGAACCGGTTTTACTGCTCTATCAACTTCAGATTCTAATATATCATGATTCTTGTAGGCTTTTTTTAGCTCATTGTTTTTGGATCCAGGCATTTCTAGATTGAGTCCAGACTTAAACGATTTTAAACGATTGTTCATTGCGCCCCAGTCTGTGATAAATGCGCCTTTAAACTCAAAACGATTTCTAGCAATCGCTTGTAGGAAATATTTTGATTCAGCTACATAAGTGCCATTAACCTTATTATAAGATGTCATTAACGCCCAAGGTTTAGCTTTAAGTGCTATCTCAAATCCTTTTAAATACAGTTCATAAAGGGCTCTTTTATCTACAATCGTATCGATTGTCATTCTGTTTTTTTCTTGATTATTGGCTAAATAATGTTTTAAACATGTCCCAACATTTTTAGATTGAACCCCTTCGATGTAGGCTTTACCCATCAACCCTGATACTAATGGATCTTCAGAGAAATACTCGAAATTTCTGCCACAAAGTGGGCTCCGTTTAACATTGATTCCTGGCCCTAAGATCATCGAAACGTCTTGGCTGATTGCTTCATTTCCAAGAGCTATGCCAAGTTTTTT is a window encoding:
- the acpP gene encoding acyl carrier protein, which produces MVFERVKKMILSELKVEESKISLTARLQEDLGADSLDAVELIMNIEDEFDISISDEAAQNLKTVGDLVTYIESQSK
- a CDS encoding heavy-metal-associated domain-containing protein, translated to MNVLVTKIKGLHCGSCITTIERIGIENGASKVDINLSTMICKLYYEKLDEENMMRSVNNKGYTIEKLAIYNEDEL
- a CDS encoding IS1 family transposase, which encodes MSNLTYCPTCGHPSIKHGRTKTGVQRYFCHPCKKTF
- a CDS encoding beta-glucosidase, whose amino-acid sequence is MDIDELLTKLTINEKIALLSGDGMWHLKHYDKLGLPKFMMTDGPHGLRKPKTEDPMGIAESFFATCYPTASLLACSFDVDLMKKLGIALGNEAISQDVSMILGPGINVKRSPLCGRNFEYFSEDPLVSGLMGKAYIEGVQSKNVGTCLKHYLANNQEKNRMTIDTIVDKRALYELYLKGFEIALKAKPWALMTSYNKVNGTYVAESKYFLQAIARNRFEFKGAFITDWGAMNNRLKSFKSGLNLEMPGSKNNELKKAYKNHDILESEVDRAVKPVLWMLNKASEPKTVDKIDYHDLAKKIALESIVLLKNESVLPLKTSENIHIIGEFAEKPRIQGSGSSMVNPRKVTSLLEVFKESNVNFTYQPGYFLEDLENTSRFEPALNGVKNADKVVFMLGLPESFESEGFDRTHLNLPHIQLDLLNQLIELGKEVIVVLQGGAPSLMPYKDKVKGIINMYLAGESGYEALFEIIFGRTNPSGKLAETYPIKLDDCSSTPFFPGGKHSVYYAESIYVGYRYYDKKGLMVNYPFGYGLSYSEFEYSNLVLTKKTLKKKDHLIVKVDVENKSNIDGKEVIQVYVSNLGQLIHTPSQELKAFKKVMIKAKEKVTVEFDLSYNDFSYFDVDIDDFRVHQGNYAIKVGSSSRDLNLVEEIVIHGDDIDPQPNSVYDTLERYISTHDFEEIYGHLPPKDDTIHHKFELNSTIGDIKQKNIGKLIYKIGIKEIKKANANEAIRKMMIEQFESMPLRAIPLFSHDKISLKRVKGIIKIMNKDLTGVFMLL